The DNA window ATGCTTAGTGGTAGCTGTTCGGCGATGACCCTGAAGCAGGTGGCGCAGATGGCCGGCAAGGTGCCGTCACGCGCCATCGATCCGCTGAGCGCCGATGTGGAGGGCATCGTCTCATGGGCGTTGGAGCAAGCTGCCCATGGGGATTTCCTGATCTATTCCAGCGCCGATCCCGCAATCGTGGCGCAGGCTCAGGCCACGCTGGGCCGCGATGAGGCCGCCGCGCGGATCGAAACGCTCTTTGCGTGTCTGGCCGAGGCTTTGGCAAAGGCGGGGGTGAGGCGCTTTATCGTGGCGGGGGGCGAAACCTCCGGCGCGGTGACGCGCGCGCTCAAGGTGCGGATGATGAGTTTTGGCCCCGACATCGCCCCCGGCGTGCCGGTCACCTATACGCAGGAGCCGCAAGGTTACGCGCTGGCCCTGAAATCCGGCAACTTTGGCGATCCCGACTTTTTCCAGCTCGCCAGGGAGATGGTATGAACGAGACCCAACTGCGCGAGGCCATGGTGGACTATGCCCATTCGCTGTTCGCACGCGGCTATGGCTGCGGCACATCGGGCAATCTGAGTGCGCGGCTGGATGAGGACCATCTGCTGCTCACCCCCACCAACATCTCGCTCGGCCGCCTGACGGTGGACGGGCTAACGCGGGTGCGCATGGATGGCAGCCCCGTCGATGGCCCGGTGCCCACCAAGGAGGCATGGCTGCATCTGGCCGCCTATCGCGCGCGGCCCGGCATTGGCGCGGTGGTGCATCTGCATTCCACCCATGCGGTGGCGATGTCCTGTCTGGAGGTTGCCGACACCAGCGATGTCCTGCCGCCGATCACGCCCTATGCGGTGATGCGCTTCGGGCGGGTGGCGCTGGCGCCCTATTTCCGGCCCGGCGACACCACGCAGGCCGATATGATCGAGGGACTGCTGCGCGATCATCGCGCCATCCTGCTCTCCAATCACGGGCCGGTGGTGACGGGGGCGGACCTGCCCGCCGCCATCGCCGCCGCGGAGGAGTTGGAGGAAACATCGAAGCTCTATTTCGTGCTGGATGGTCATCGTTACCGCCGTTTGACGGCGGAGCAGGTGGCCGAATTGAATGCCGTTTTCGGCGGTTAGGAGAGGCCTGTGATCGTCTGGGTGGAATTTGTCGTCATGGCGCAGCATCGCGCCGCCTTTCTGGAGCGTGTGCTGGGGCAGGCACGGGATTCTATGGCGCTGGAGCCGGCCTGTCAACGCTTCGATGTGGC is part of the Novosphingobium sp. genome and encodes:
- the otnC gene encoding 3-oxo-tetronate 4-phosphate decarboxylase; amino-acid sequence: MNETQLREAMVDYAHSLFARGYGCGTSGNLSARLDEDHLLLTPTNISLGRLTVDGLTRVRMDGSPVDGPVPTKEAWLHLAAYRARPGIGAVVHLHSTHAVAMSCLEVADTSDVLPPITPYAVMRFGRVALAPYFRPGDTTQADMIEGLLRDHRAILLSNHGPVVTGADLPAAIAAAEELEETSKLYFVLDGHRYRRLTAEQVAELNAVFGG